The genomic DNA CGATGGGATGGTTACACAAGAAGATACTATTTTTGTATCTGGTATGGATCCTTCAATTTCGGAAGAAGAAATTTGTCAACATTTTGGAGCCATTGGTATTATCAAGGTAAGTCACTTCACTATATACAAATAATGATAGTAATCAcaaagtatattatataaataaacatttaacCTTAATATCTTTCAATGTGTACAGCATGACAAGCGGACAGGAAAACCCAAAGTATGGATGTACAAAGATAAAAATACTGGTAAATCAAAAGGCGAAGCTACTGTGACTTACGATGATCAGAATGCTGCGCGTTCTGCGATAGACTGGTTTGATGGAAAAGAATTCAAAGGTCGAACTATAAAAGTACAAATTGCCCAGCACAAGAGCAGTTGGCAAGGTAATCGTAGTGGTGGAAGTCGTGGTGGAGGTGGTCGAGGTCGTGGAAGTGGTGGTTTTGGGAGCCGCGGAGGTGGTGGTGACAGAGATGATCATCAtcgtggtggtggtggtgatgaTCGACGTGATGGAGGTGGTCGTGGAGGAGATTGGAGGTACCGTTTCACTTTAtctatataatgatatatatatatatagtccactataaattatatattttataaattcgttTCATATTGTTTAAATAGGTGTCCTAATCCAGAATGTGGTAATACAAATTTTGCTTGGAGGGACCAGTGTAACCTTTGCAAAAGTCTAAAACCAGAAGGTGCTGGTAGTAGCAGTGGTGGTGGAAGAGGAAATCGCGGTGGCGATCGAGGTGGTCGAGGAGGCTTCAGAAGTGACAGGGGTGGTCGAGGTGGAGATAGGGGTGGCCGAGGAGGCTTCCGTGGTGGAGATAGGGGTGGAAGGGGCGGACGGGGCGGTCCAATGAGAGGCGGTGGAGGGTTGGTTCCTAGAATTATTTAGTTGTACTAAATGTGTCCTTGAAAATAACAATTTGTCATTAATTTTTCTTGTGTGATTTCAGCCGAGGAGACAGAGATAGAGATCGTCAGCGCCCTTactaaatgtaatttataaagtGATTGATAAATAAATCACTTATTGACGTATTGTACACAATTTGTACACAATCTTAATGTATGTACATTTGTCATAACACAGAGATCATGTGTTACACTTCATT from Bombus terrestris chromosome 11, iyBomTerr1.2, whole genome shotgun sequence includes the following:
- the LOC100645958 gene encoding RNA-binding protein cabeza isoform X1, with amino-acid sequence MTDTQYSNYQQQGYNQYSQPPPSGGQDTSYPPPSSSGGGGGYNQYSQPPPSSGSNYGSGYNSYNSSGGQDYNQSQNQNSYPNSYGSGGGSGNGSSSNYSGSYGHGGGGSGGYNRNSSGGGYGGGQGGGGGSRYGDRGGYSDRSGGSYNSGGGRGGYNKGGYGDRGGGNDGMVTQEDTIFVSGMDPSISEEEICQHFGAIGIIKHDKRTGKPKVWMYKDKNTGKSKGEATVTYDDQNAARSAIDWFDGKEFKGRTIKVQIAQHKSSWQGNRSGGSRGGGGRGRGSGGFGSRGGGGDRDDHHRGGGGDDRRDGGGRGGDWRCPNPECGNTNFAWRDQCNLCKSLKPEGAGSSSGGGRGNRGGDRGGRGGFRSDRGGRGGDRGGRGGFRGGDRGGRGGRGGPMRGGGGRGDRDRDRQRPY
- the LOC100645958 gene encoding RNA-binding protein cabeza isoform X2 encodes the protein MTDTQYSNYQQQGYNQYSQPPPSGGQDTSYPPPSSSGGGGGYNQYSQPPPSSGSNYGSGYNSYNSSGGQDYNQSQNQNSYPNSYGSGGGSGNGSSSNYSGSYGHGGGGSGGYNRNSSGGGYGGGQGGGGGSRYGDRGGYSDRSGGSYNGGGRGGYNKGGYGDRGGGNDGMVTQEDTIFVSGMDPSISEEEICQHFGAIGIIKHDKRTGKPKVWMYKDKNTGKSKGEATVTYDDQNAARSAIDWFDGKEFKGRTIKVQIAQHKSSWQGNRSGGSRGGGGRGRGSGGFGSRGGGGDRDDHHRGGGGDDRRDGGGRGGDWRCPNPECGNTNFAWRDQCNLCKSLKPEGAGSSSGGGRGNRGGDRGGRGGFRSDRGGRGGDRGGRGGFRGGDRGGRGGRGGPMRGGGGRGDRDRDRQRPY
- the LOC100645958 gene encoding RNA-binding protein cabeza isoform X3, whose product is MAAVTTVTIPVVAKTTINHKIKTVTRIVMAAEVVLEMVAVAIIVAVMVMEVEAVVAIIVIVLVEAMVEVKEEVVAVDMETAGDTVTALAVVTRGYGDRGGGNDGMVTQEDTIFVSGMDPSISEEEICQHFGAIGIIKHDKRTGKPKVWMYKDKNTGKSKGEATVTYDDQNAARSAIDWFDGKEFKGRTIKVQIAQHKSSWQGNRSGGSRGGGGRGRGSGGFGSRGGGGDRDDHHRGGGGDDRRDGGGRGGDWRCPNPECGNTNFAWRDQCNLCKSLKPEGAGSSSGGGRGNRGGDRGGRGGFRSDRGGRGGDRGGRGGFRGGDRGGRGGRGGPMRGGGGRGDRDRDRQRPY